One region of Paraburkholderia phymatum STM815 genomic DNA includes:
- a CDS encoding H-NS family nucleoid-associated regulatory protein: MATLEKVQAQIAKLQAQAEALVVKQSSGVIAKIRDIMEKHGLTTADIEAHIGGSKKRGRKPGVKVPAKSSASAAKYRDPKSGATWTGHGRAPAWIANAKDRSKFLTDGAPDAPVTAAKTAAKAGNYVRGPQAPKYRDPVSGATWSGRGPAPAWLAGAKDRTAFLIDAGAGEGDVKPKAAKKVATKKAAAKKVGVKKASAKKGAAKKSVATAKKAPAKKVATKKVTAKKAAAKKTVAAPEAPAPSNVAAAESTAA; the protein is encoded by the coding sequence ATGGCAACACTCGAGAAGGTCCAGGCCCAAATCGCAAAGCTTCAGGCGCAGGCAGAAGCGCTGGTCGTAAAACAGTCGTCCGGCGTAATCGCGAAGATTCGCGACATCATGGAAAAGCATGGTTTGACCACGGCCGACATTGAAGCGCACATCGGCGGTTCGAAAAAGCGTGGTCGCAAGCCCGGTGTCAAGGTTCCCGCCAAATCGTCAGCGTCGGCTGCAAAATATCGCGACCCGAAGAGTGGTGCTACCTGGACCGGACATGGTCGTGCGCCCGCGTGGATCGCGAATGCAAAGGACCGTAGTAAGTTTCTGACAGATGGCGCACCGGATGCCCCGGTGACCGCTGCCAAGACGGCAGCTAAGGCCGGAAACTATGTTCGTGGGCCGCAGGCGCCGAAGTACCGTGATCCGGTGAGCGGAGCAACCTGGAGCGGGCGTGGACCGGCGCCGGCGTGGTTGGCGGGCGCGAAGGATCGCACGGCATTTCTGATTGACGCAGGTGCGGGCGAAGGCGACGTGAAACCGAAGGCGGCGAAAAAGGTAGCAACCAAGAAAGCTGCCGCGAAGAAAGTAGGTGTGAAAAAGGCATCTGCCAAAAAGGGCGCCGCCAAAAAGAGCGTTGCAACGGCCAAAAAGGCACCCGCGAAGAAAGTCGCGACAAAGAAAGTGACGGCGAAGAAGGCTGCCGCGAAGAAAACGGTCGCTGCTCCGGAAGCACCGGCGCCGAGTAACGTTGCCGCGGCTGAATCGACCGCCGCTTGA
- a CDS encoding sugar phosphate isomerase/epimerase family protein produces the protein MSQRLLVFQSLWAMERRHTDGWERSLEENVQMIAEAGFDGVSAHCTNRDEYRRLAELRTQFGLDAEGQCFPTTVDDLQPALEVATEFGLHHLDIQPDVRPRSIKECIALLDGWQRLAEQVDFPVYVETHRDRMTTDLYFTLDLLDARPNLRLLADLSHYLVAREFAWPVSEENHGFIQRILDHSWAFHGRVASREQVQVEISFEPHRQWVDLFLDWWRYGFASWRRRADENDSLAFVCELGPKPYAIIGRDGNDTTDRWAESLMLQDWARQLWNSR, from the coding sequence ATGAGCCAGCGACTTCTGGTCTTCCAATCTCTGTGGGCGATGGAACGCCGACATACCGACGGCTGGGAGCGTTCACTCGAAGAGAACGTTCAAATGATCGCGGAAGCAGGTTTCGATGGTGTGAGCGCGCACTGCACGAATCGCGACGAGTATCGGCGGCTCGCCGAGTTGCGCACACAGTTCGGACTGGATGCCGAAGGCCAATGCTTCCCTACCACGGTAGACGATCTGCAGCCCGCGTTGGAGGTCGCCACAGAATTTGGGCTACATCATCTCGACATTCAGCCCGATGTACGTCCACGTAGTATCAAGGAATGCATCGCGTTGCTCGATGGCTGGCAGCGGCTCGCGGAACAGGTAGATTTTCCGGTCTATGTTGAAACGCATCGCGACCGAATGACAACCGATCTTTATTTCACGCTCGATCTGCTTGATGCCCGGCCAAATCTCAGGTTGCTTGCGGATCTCTCGCACTATCTCGTCGCGCGCGAATTCGCATGGCCTGTCTCAGAAGAAAACCACGGGTTCATTCAGCGGATACTCGACCATTCATGGGCCTTTCACGGCCGCGTCGCGAGCCGTGAGCAGGTCCAGGTGGAGATATCATTCGAGCCGCATCGTCAGTGGGTGGATCTGTTTCTCGACTGGTGGCGATACGGTTTTGCGTCGTGGAGGCGCAGGGCGGATGAGAACGATTCGCTCGCGTTCGTCTGCGAGCTTGGGCCGAAGCCTTACGCGATCATCGGCCGCGATGGGAACGACACAACCGACCGCTGGGCGGAGTCGTTGATGCTGCAGGATTGGGCGCGGCAATTGTGGAACAGCCGCTGA
- a CDS encoding HEPN/Toprim-associated domain-containing protein, whose amino-acid sequence MPSAFITINGYGLKTTRLGYRRWRFKREDRAIRPMDRREYVYVTSAAVMRKRLTEAGYNRPALELEYLRTLQKISAEGAESYFRTRCCIGRYTSTQRAEACRRASLNDWLFALKENITNRKARISNPPDRVDDRGRPAEVDVLIDTLAYSESTIYPIKTEHLLNAFPCASLDCMAIAMLEVVPDTAECILDVTDLVNHELVYCFDDLKKVDETTGDDRYDI is encoded by the coding sequence ATGCCCAGCGCATTCATCACGATTAACGGCTATGGCCTAAAAACCACGCGGCTTGGTTACCGCAGATGGCGATTCAAACGCGAAGACCGAGCCATCCGCCCGATGGACCGCCGCGAATACGTGTACGTCACCTCCGCTGCTGTCATGCGCAAGCGCCTTACAGAAGCCGGCTATAACCGCCCGGCGTTGGAGCTGGAGTACCTGAGGACCTTGCAGAAGATTTCCGCAGAGGGTGCAGAGTCCTACTTCCGCACTCGTTGCTGCATAGGACGGTACACCTCCACCCAACGCGCTGAGGCCTGCAGGCGCGCGTCGCTTAACGATTGGCTGTTCGCTTTGAAGGAAAACATCACCAATCGCAAGGCGCGCATTTCCAACCCGCCTGACCGTGTCGATGATCGGGGTCGGCCTGCCGAAGTCGACGTTCTGATCGATACCCTGGCGTACAGTGAATCGACGATCTACCCTATCAAGACGGAGCATCTGCTGAACGCATTTCCCTGCGCCAGCCTGGACTGTATGGCAATCGCGATGCTCGAAGTTGTGCCGGACACGGCCGAATGCATTCTCGACGTCACGGACCTGGTCAACCATGAGCTTGTCTACTGCTTCGACGATCTCAAAAAGGTAGATGAAACGACCGGCGACGACAGGTACGACATTTGA
- a CDS encoding AbrB/MazE/SpoVT family DNA-binding domain-containing protein produces MNTSTIDAYGRTTLPAAVRSAVGVKPGTKLHWHLMPDGSVLVRIKTKSILELAGSLPAPDKPVCIEDMNPWS; encoded by the coding sequence GTGAATACGTCGACAATTGATGCTTACGGCCGCACAACCCTCCCGGCCGCGGTCAGGTCGGCGGTGGGCGTTAAACCGGGAACAAAACTGCACTGGCATCTCATGCCGGACGGCAGTGTGCTCGTTCGCATCAAAACCAAGTCCATCCTCGAACTGGCAGGCAGCCTGCCTGCGCCCGACAAACCGGTCTGTATCGAAGACATGAACCCTTGGAGTTGA
- a CDS encoding HEPN/Toprim-associated domain-containing protein → MTFRAYYMFNGYPVCWEQESYFRWLFTRKDRVIRHRTKGERNALIHDLPENRAEWDEPETDYLYVVTAEELRRRLSLIPCLDPVSSITYLDEVKYGQDMTSLRSEFERYRSAMIADKAPTFYASASDYYGEEADAVRKHVPERADALRETTLDDWLLALKEVVESGATRAKGFTSPPMPKGPTFDTKALADIILTDQHPCNCDLRPWHDLWGFPCSLLEHLAVAMLEVIPPNAECVLDVTELVENDCVYCFEDLILANEDGRIALV, encoded by the coding sequence ATGACTTTTCGCGCCTACTACATGTTCAATGGCTATCCTGTTTGCTGGGAACAAGAAAGCTATTTCCGTTGGCTCTTCACTAGAAAGGATCGAGTGATTCGACACCGAACCAAGGGAGAACGCAATGCTCTCATCCACGATCTGCCGGAGAATCGTGCGGAATGGGATGAGCCGGAGACGGACTACCTGTATGTCGTAACCGCCGAGGAGCTCCGACGACGCCTTAGTCTCATCCCCTGCCTCGACCCAGTGAGCTCGATCACATACCTCGACGAAGTGAAGTATGGCCAGGATATGACATCGCTTCGAAGCGAATTTGAGCGCTATAGGAGCGCGATGATCGCGGACAAGGCACCCACGTTCTACGCGAGTGCGTCGGACTATTACGGGGAAGAAGCGGACGCCGTGCGGAAGCATGTCCCAGAACGAGCAGACGCACTTAGAGAAACAACTCTCGACGATTGGTTACTGGCCCTCAAGGAAGTCGTTGAGAGCGGAGCAACACGCGCAAAGGGATTTACTAGTCCTCCTATGCCGAAAGGTCCTACCTTCGATACGAAGGCGCTGGCCGACATCATCCTGACCGACCAGCATCCGTGCAATTGTGACCTGAGACCTTGGCACGATCTGTGGGGTTTCCCGTGTTCCCTGCTCGAGCACCTTGCCGTCGCAATGCTAGAGGTCATCCCACCGAACGCTGAGTGCGTCCTGGACGTCACGGAACTCGTGGAGAACGACTGCGTGTACTGCTTCGAGGACCTCATACTTGCGAATGAGGACGGTAGAATCGCGCTCGTTTGA
- a CDS encoding sterol desaturase family protein has product MDDLQFGKRNKRGDWVPNGVLDSALLWAWPPSGARIVAWIKGYIWPWNLLFMASALLWWKLVLPDVAAMRTLGWTWPLKLLAANWVGMFFFYGAFELRYYVSRVQDNRFKYNGKFPSEQPSDVFWFKSQNIDNFIRSFFVSVPIGTAIEICVLWSFANGHVTFVSWSEHPVYLACLTLFAPALHEVHFFAIHRTLHGGPLYRFVHSVHHNSTNPSPWSSMSMHPVEAALYFGVALWCLVIPSHPFIVVYLIHIAGFGAIVGHIGFDQLRVSDSMSMSSHAYAHYLHHKYFEVNYSDNGTFPLDRIFGSWHDGSPEGDRLMRERFEKKKRRLNAT; this is encoded by the coding sequence ATGGACGACCTGCAATTTGGCAAACGCAATAAGCGCGGCGACTGGGTTCCGAACGGCGTTCTGGACTCGGCGCTGTTATGGGCATGGCCGCCCAGCGGCGCGCGCATCGTCGCGTGGATCAAGGGTTATATTTGGCCGTGGAATCTGTTGTTCATGGCCAGTGCTTTGCTGTGGTGGAAGCTGGTGTTGCCCGACGTGGCCGCAATGCGTACGCTCGGTTGGACATGGCCGCTCAAGCTGCTGGCCGCCAATTGGGTAGGCATGTTTTTCTTCTACGGCGCGTTTGAACTGCGTTATTACGTGTCCCGTGTGCAGGACAATCGCTTCAAGTACAACGGCAAGTTTCCGTCGGAACAGCCTTCCGACGTGTTCTGGTTCAAGAGCCAGAACATCGATAACTTTATTCGCAGCTTCTTTGTCAGCGTGCCGATCGGAACCGCGATCGAGATCTGCGTCCTGTGGTCTTTCGCGAACGGGCACGTGACGTTCGTTTCGTGGAGCGAACACCCGGTCTATCTCGCCTGCCTGACGTTGTTCGCACCGGCGCTTCATGAGGTGCACTTCTTCGCCATTCATCGAACGTTGCATGGGGGACCGCTGTATCGTTTCGTGCATTCAGTTCATCACAATTCGACGAACCCTTCGCCGTGGTCGTCTATGTCCATGCATCCGGTGGAAGCGGCACTTTACTTCGGCGTTGCGCTATGGTGTCTCGTTATTCCGTCGCATCCGTTCATCGTGGTCTATCTGATTCACATCGCGGGCTTTGGGGCGATTGTCGGGCATATCGGATTTGACCAGCTTCGTGTGAGTGACAGCATGTCGATGAGCAGCCATGCGTACGCGCATTACCTGCATCATAAGTACTTCGAGGTCAATTACAGCGACAACGGCACGTTTCCGCTCGATCGGATCTTTGGCTCGTGGCATGACGGTTCACCTGAGGGGGACCGGCTGATGCGCGAGCGCTTCGAAAAAAAGAAGCGTCGCCTGAACGCGACCTGA
- a CDS encoding competence protein CoiA family protein, with product MKIPFALDEKDRIVDIHDVPHVEGNFRCAECRQLVTRKQGDVRVWHFAHKAETACTGAFETALHLLAKQILVESDTLHVPALVCRLYERPGPADIALCVEQTLYWDAAGEAEVWVDGIRPDFRGVCQSKAIFVEVTVTHEPDAPKLEALKRLQTPTLEIDLSAVPRDVKEPEVRQLVLDATEGKRWLFYPGEAEARAQLNALRDQRDAAFGAALEQERQEERRRDAALAAARADARAERLKKIEMANARFRDATTAQKLAFLEAKLRKPVSSWPASLGHEVWGGSAFRVPTRIWQADAFRKYIHEQGARPPYPRVSVETVAEWLVQRYAIASTESTSVRVAVWDFLSVLERAGYLRRRVRQEFEILRDELGTETEVPGPEAKATALKTATRGLFWAHDVADESQFWSAVRKTGVHVAPSDARMLLSVWRDARLRRANAAAYARNVAATLRITVEKAVELLTAAGVFVRDVA from the coding sequence TTGAAGATTCCATTTGCCCTTGACGAGAAAGATCGCATCGTCGATATCCACGACGTGCCGCATGTCGAGGGCAACTTTCGCTGCGCCGAGTGCCGACAACTCGTGACCCGAAAGCAGGGCGACGTGCGGGTCTGGCACTTCGCGCACAAGGCCGAGACTGCCTGCACGGGGGCCTTCGAGACGGCGCTGCATCTTCTTGCCAAACAGATTCTCGTTGAAAGCGATACCCTGCACGTGCCCGCGCTGGTGTGCCGGCTTTATGAGCGCCCAGGCCCCGCAGACATTGCTCTTTGCGTCGAACAGACCCTCTACTGGGACGCGGCGGGTGAAGCGGAAGTATGGGTCGACGGCATTCGGCCTGATTTTCGGGGCGTTTGCCAGAGCAAAGCCATCTTTGTCGAAGTGACGGTCACACACGAGCCTGACGCTCCAAAACTGGAGGCGCTTAAGCGACTTCAGACGCCGACCCTTGAAATCGACCTGTCGGCTGTCCCTCGCGACGTCAAGGAGCCGGAGGTCCGGCAACTTGTGCTTGACGCGACAGAGGGCAAGCGCTGGCTGTTCTATCCTGGAGAAGCGGAGGCACGGGCCCAGTTGAATGCCTTGCGAGACCAGCGCGATGCAGCGTTCGGCGCCGCGCTCGAACAAGAGCGCCAGGAAGAACGTCGGCGCGACGCTGCACTCGCTGCCGCGCGCGCCGACGCACGTGCCGAACGCCTCAAGAAGATTGAAATGGCCAACGCCCGGTTTCGGGACGCGACCACGGCGCAGAAGCTGGCATTCCTCGAAGCAAAACTGCGCAAGCCTGTCAGTTCGTGGCCGGCCAGTCTTGGTCACGAGGTGTGGGGCGGCTCTGCCTTCAGGGTGCCCACACGAATCTGGCAAGCCGATGCGTTCCGCAAGTACATCCATGAGCAGGGAGCGCGACCCCCGTATCCGAGGGTGTCCGTCGAGACGGTTGCCGAATGGCTGGTTCAGCGTTACGCCATTGCCTCAACCGAATCGACATCCGTTCGCGTCGCCGTCTGGGATTTTCTTTCCGTTCTCGAGCGAGCGGGGTATCTCCGCCGGCGTGTGCGGCAGGAGTTCGAAATCCTTCGGGACGAACTTGGGACCGAGACGGAAGTGCCAGGCCCGGAGGCCAAAGCCACCGCCTTAAAAACCGCGACACGCGGACTTTTCTGGGCGCATGACGTCGCAGATGAGTCGCAGTTCTGGTCTGCGGTGCGGAAGACAGGGGTCCATGTTGCACCCAGCGACGCACGGATGCTCCTGAGCGTGTGGCGAGACGCACGGCTCCGACGGGCGAATGCGGCAGCCTACGCCCGAAACGTCGCGGCGACATTGCGTATCACTGTCGAGAAGGCTGTTGAGCTTCTAACCGCGGCCGGCGTGTTCGTGCGGGATGTCGCTTAG
- a CDS encoding 8-oxoguanine DNA glycosylase OGG fold protein, whose translation MAAFHSNARQPNQSTFREDLVAWLRSLKAPKAWVGLTAVTWARTFSSDLATRLASAGYAELSQHLNRQDLLALCKRSDVPLEYRVAAVMAWGRSNPRNPQNNRNLWASISNIAPLLKRLPELTRKQAFAEFQRLIARGALQGMRASFFTKLMFFFGCPHAYILDQWMAKAMLALRAANWRVSVDGNPKFVRSAGNFIRLGYGGTSIALTMSGDDYEAYCLSVEALVRPLGRVDGADVECWLFSDPTSEWRRFLKRLDWKLKTERL comes from the coding sequence ATGGCCGCTTTTCATTCCAACGCACGACAACCCAATCAATCGACCTTCCGCGAGGATCTTGTCGCGTGGCTTCGTTCGCTTAAGGCACCGAAGGCATGGGTCGGGTTGACTGCGGTCACCTGGGCACGAACATTCTCGTCCGACTTAGCAACCCGGCTCGCATCGGCAGGCTACGCGGAGCTTAGCCAACATCTCAATCGACAGGATCTGCTAGCGCTCTGCAAGCGCTCCGACGTGCCGCTCGAGTACCGGGTAGCAGCCGTTATGGCTTGGGGACGCTCAAATCCCAGGAACCCCCAGAACAATCGAAACCTATGGGCGTCGATATCAAACATCGCGCCGCTTCTCAAGCGTCTGCCGGAACTCACTCGCAAACAGGCGTTCGCCGAATTTCAGCGACTTATTGCTCGCGGAGCCCTGCAAGGAATGCGTGCGTCATTCTTTACCAAGCTGATGTTCTTCTTCGGCTGCCCGCACGCCTACATTCTTGATCAGTGGATGGCCAAGGCAATGCTGGCATTGCGGGCCGCGAACTGGCGCGTAAGCGTAGATGGAAATCCGAAGTTTGTAAGATCGGCAGGCAACTTCATTCGCCTAGGGTACGGGGGAACCAGCATCGCGCTTACCATGTCGGGTGACGATTACGAAGCGTATTGCTTAAGCGTTGAGGCACTGGTTAGACCCTTGGGGCGTGTCGATGGTGCAGATGTCGAATGTTGGCTTTTTTCTGATCCCACGTCCGAATGGCGCCGTTTTTTGAAGCGACTTGACTGGAAGCTCAAGACGGAACGGCTGTAA
- a CDS encoding NAD(P)/FAD-dependent oxidoreductase, with the protein MSRQERMVIVGGGQCGARAAHALRANGWDGAITLIGGERTLPYERPPLSKAVLTGERSTAQGTLYGDAFYEEQRIDTQFGRRVVALDRQRKTVCVEGGHVIAYSKLLLATGAAPRSLAVPGCTLPGVYTLRTDVEAENIARQLLPRRRIAIIGAGFIGLEVAASAVRMGCEVVVLEAAPRALMRAVPALVAERIVDLHRSMGVDVRFGVKVLRFVGNDVVSGIELAESEVVGCDAVVIGVGVTPCTQLAQRAELDVADGIVVDSGLRTSDASIFAAGDACSFVHPLFDKRIRLECWKNAEDQARIAALNMLGHEETCRNVPWFWSDHYDMTVQVAGLPSLGSSTVVRETGAKSCVVFALSTDGVLVGASGVGPIGDIAKDIRMSQDLIARRMQVSPVALMDRSVRLRSLMAADAL; encoded by the coding sequence ATGAGTCGCCAGGAGCGGATGGTGATTGTAGGCGGTGGGCAGTGTGGAGCAAGAGCCGCACATGCACTGCGAGCGAACGGATGGGATGGCGCGATTACGCTGATTGGTGGGGAACGAACACTGCCTTATGAGCGTCCTCCGCTGTCCAAGGCGGTGTTGACTGGAGAACGCAGTACCGCTCAAGGCACGCTGTATGGAGACGCGTTCTACGAAGAGCAGCGAATCGATACGCAATTTGGAAGACGTGTAGTCGCGCTGGACCGTCAACGAAAGACCGTGTGCGTCGAAGGCGGCCACGTCATCGCATATTCGAAGTTATTACTTGCGACAGGTGCCGCGCCACGGTCGCTCGCGGTGCCCGGATGTACGCTGCCAGGCGTATATACCCTGCGTACCGACGTTGAGGCGGAAAACATCGCGCGCCAGCTATTGCCGCGGCGTCGTATCGCGATCATCGGAGCAGGCTTCATCGGTTTGGAGGTCGCGGCATCGGCTGTCCGAATGGGCTGTGAAGTCGTGGTTCTGGAAGCCGCGCCTCGCGCACTGATGCGCGCCGTGCCCGCCCTCGTCGCGGAGCGGATCGTCGACTTGCATCGGTCGATGGGCGTCGACGTGCGTTTCGGTGTCAAGGTCCTACGATTCGTCGGCAACGATGTCGTTAGCGGCATAGAACTCGCCGAAAGCGAAGTCGTTGGATGCGATGCTGTAGTGATCGGTGTCGGAGTTACGCCTTGCACGCAACTCGCGCAGCGGGCGGAGCTCGACGTCGCTGACGGCATTGTCGTGGATTCCGGCTTGCGTACATCGGATGCGTCGATCTTCGCCGCCGGCGATGCATGCTCGTTCGTGCATCCGCTCTTCGATAAGCGCATCCGTCTCGAATGCTGGAAAAATGCCGAGGATCAGGCGCGCATCGCGGCGTTGAACATGCTGGGCCACGAAGAGACGTGCCGCAATGTCCCGTGGTTCTGGTCGGATCATTATGATATGACGGTACAGGTCGCGGGCTTGCCGTCATTGGGCTCGAGCACGGTCGTGCGCGAAACGGGCGCGAAGTCGTGCGTAGTCTTCGCTCTCTCGACTGACGGCGTCCTGGTAGGCGCAAGCGGCGTAGGACCGATCGGGGACATCGCGAAGGACATACGAATGTCGCAAGACCTGATCGCCAGGCGCATGCAAGTGTCACCCGTGGCGCTCATGGACCGGAGCGTCAGGTTGCGCTCGTTGATGGCGGCGGACGCGTTATGA
- a CDS encoding DUF4145 domain-containing protein, protein MTLKQKFAQRFSELEDMFSAIHLELSGYGYYFDPSGVWRKWATSTANLIRAACGEASSHYVNFTKVYLAAEGKQGEIKELYAVFLAAKEDYEGGFVFDVELRVSGEVFGDFVRLARHSLAEGHKDVAAVLASAALEDALKRFAIVSGLDVEGKDMQNVINALKGAGLVAGAQKTLLDAMPKLRNAALHANWDKLGEAEVGSVLGFVEHFLLTKFSE, encoded by the coding sequence ATGACACTGAAGCAAAAGTTTGCACAGCGCTTTTCCGAACTGGAAGACATGTTCTCGGCGATCCACTTAGAGCTTTCGGGGTATGGCTATTATTTTGACCCTAGCGGGGTGTGGCGAAAGTGGGCAACTAGCACGGCAAACCTGATTCGCGCCGCCTGCGGGGAGGCGTCGTCGCATTACGTGAATTTCACCAAGGTTTATCTAGCCGCCGAAGGTAAGCAGGGTGAGATCAAGGAACTGTATGCCGTCTTTCTGGCCGCGAAGGAGGACTACGAGGGCGGTTTTGTTTTCGACGTCGAATTGAGGGTTTCAGGAGAGGTCTTTGGCGACTTCGTGCGTTTGGCGCGCCATTCACTGGCCGAGGGGCACAAGGACGTCGCTGCAGTTCTAGCCAGCGCAGCGCTCGAGGACGCACTTAAACGATTCGCTATCGTGAGTGGCCTCGACGTCGAGGGTAAAGATATGCAGAACGTTATCAATGCACTGAAGGGGGCGGGTCTGGTAGCGGGCGCTCAGAAGACGCTGCTCGACGCGATGCCAAAGCTCAGAAACGCGGCACTTCATGCAAATTGGGACAAACTCGGAGAAGCCGAGGTGGGTAGCGTCCTGGGCTTTGTGGAGCACTTCCTGTTGACGAAATTCAGCGAGTGA
- a CDS encoding patatin-like phospholipase family protein: MNYAIRLSESDMEYRPFLGVAISGGGSRAANFGMYVLRELDRLGILDRVDAISSVSGGSIAAAHFGVYYPYLRSEYWAFAEKDLRQDFRDDWLKRHMDPANWRTLYGDRFNASTILAETYDRLLFHGAVFRNMSIPGPGSPHILINSTIVGGPELLSNCVAQGKNAFSERLSTFVFSDDAFKFCLGSDLGSFSIAQAVAASSAYPLVFSPVALTSYPRIMMGDKGDEHLQYLHVMDGGVSDNLGIDALVAAANGRWHRGLAEESLSAGSVVSSDKVPCFLIVVDAFIDDGEKLEEEYPDLRRSLLDRVIDPSWHYAFDALLQRRRSDSLLSLGIDLEDRTPGGDYVRAVPSHVIPLRGERGMVQKRYGNLVFLESNTGDLVCGVWHISLRDVFELGAGTPGFLSNQENMMKRGTIYAMVTNTKTDLKLTGAVACKPEVYQHALADAAKILVREDSVGLSVLHQWLTDHSILSGDHWTPDPLGRNGDRVNVTSVRIGQSGKPSGLVQCKN; encoded by the coding sequence ATGAATTACGCCATTAGACTGTCGGAGTCCGATATGGAATATCGTCCATTCCTCGGCGTGGCGATATCAGGCGGAGGAAGTCGAGCGGCAAATTTTGGGATGTATGTGCTGAGGGAGTTGGATCGGCTTGGGATACTCGACCGTGTCGACGCCATCTCCTCAGTATCCGGTGGATCGATCGCAGCGGCTCATTTTGGAGTCTATTACCCGTATCTTAGAAGTGAATATTGGGCTTTCGCCGAGAAGGACCTACGACAGGATTTTCGGGACGACTGGCTCAAGCGTCACATGGATCCTGCTAACTGGCGAACCTTGTACGGAGATAGATTCAATGCCAGCACCATCCTCGCGGAGACCTATGACAGGTTGCTGTTTCACGGGGCTGTGTTCAGGAATATGAGCATCCCCGGGCCGGGTAGCCCGCACATCCTGATAAATTCGACGATCGTCGGAGGGCCTGAACTGCTCAGCAATTGTGTCGCGCAGGGGAAGAACGCTTTTAGCGAACGTCTAAGCACGTTTGTCTTTTCGGACGATGCGTTCAAGTTTTGTCTTGGCTCCGACTTGGGGTCCTTCTCAATTGCCCAGGCCGTTGCCGCCTCATCCGCATATCCACTTGTATTCTCGCCCGTTGCGTTGACAAGCTATCCCCGCATCATGATGGGAGACAAAGGCGATGAGCATCTTCAGTATTTGCATGTCATGGACGGAGGGGTTTCCGACAATCTCGGGATAGACGCGCTTGTGGCAGCGGCGAATGGTCGTTGGCATCGTGGACTAGCGGAGGAGAGTCTCAGTGCAGGATCGGTGGTTTCGTCCGATAAGGTTCCATGTTTTCTTATAGTTGTGGATGCGTTTATCGACGACGGCGAGAAGCTCGAGGAAGAATATCCCGATCTTAGGCGTTCTCTGCTGGACAGGGTCATTGACCCATCATGGCATTATGCCTTCGATGCGCTGCTACAACGCCGGCGTTCGGATTCTTTGTTGAGTCTTGGAATCGATCTGGAAGACCGGACACCGGGCGGAGACTACGTGAGGGCAGTTCCAAGTCATGTAATTCCGCTAAGGGGAGAGCGGGGAATGGTTCAAAAGCGGTACGGAAATCTAGTGTTTCTTGAGTCGAATACCGGTGACCTGGTATGCGGCGTTTGGCATATCTCATTGCGAGACGTATTTGAGCTGGGAGCTGGCACGCCTGGTTTTCTGTCAAATCAGGAAAACATGATGAAACGTGGGACAATCTACGCGATGGTTACCAACACCAAAACGGATCTTAAGCTAACCGGAGCAGTTGCTTGTAAGCCCGAGGTTTATCAACACGCGCTTGCTGACGCAGCGAAGATTCTCGTGCGCGAGGATTCCGTAGGCCTCTCCGTATTGCATCAATGGTTGACGGATCATTCGATCCTGTCAGGCGACCATTGGACGCCTGATCCGCTCGGGCGGAACGGGGATCGAGTCAATGTTACCTCGGTAAGGATTGGGCAGTCTGGTAAGCCGTCCGGCTTGGTACAATGCAAGAATTAG
- a CDS encoding H-NS family nucleoid-associated regulatory protein codes for MDERKRDSMVAYLRRRMADVGIELDDLAAAIAEDEIKQKAARYRSATGDTWSGDGEMPQWLKQAISAGQSMEHFAVERPAPAMTETRPKADWSRDPFAGSRLAAVRRSDRHL; via the coding sequence ATGGATGAGAGAAAGCGAGACAGTATGGTCGCTTATCTACGCCGCAGAATGGCGGATGTCGGCATCGAGCTTGATGACCTTGCAGCCGCGATTGCCGAAGACGAGATAAAGCAGAAAGCGGCCAGATACCGAAGTGCGACGGGAGATACCTGGTCAGGCGACGGGGAAATGCCGCAATGGCTGAAGCAGGCCATCAGCGCGGGGCAATCAATGGAGCACTTCGCCGTCGAGCGCCCGGCGCCGGCGATGACCGAGACGCGTCCGAAAGCAGATTGGAGTCGAGACCCATTTGCTGGCAGCCGACTTGCGGCTGTGCGGCGGTCGGATCGCCACCTGTGA